From a region of the Citricoccus muralis genome:
- the idi gene encoding isopentenyl-diphosphate Delta-isomerase, which produces MSTVPEDHVVLVDEHRNAQGLAPRATVHTTDTPLHLAFSCYVFRPNGDLLLTRRSLAKVAWPGVWTNSFCGHPRLDESYEQTINRYAAHELSLEIKWLHCALPDFRYRAVDASGIVENEICPVYVATAHGEPAPNPDEVMDHRWVPADEVAALVQAAPWAVSPWMAEQLPGVLAYRTHPASTIEGERA; this is translated from the coding sequence CCGGAAGACCACGTGGTGCTGGTGGACGAACACCGCAACGCCCAGGGCCTCGCCCCTAGGGCCACGGTCCACACCACGGACACCCCACTGCACCTGGCGTTCTCCTGCTATGTCTTCCGGCCGAACGGGGACCTGCTCCTCACGCGCCGATCCCTGGCGAAGGTGGCCTGGCCCGGGGTCTGGACCAACTCGTTCTGCGGTCACCCGAGACTCGATGAATCATATGAGCAGACCATCAACCGGTACGCCGCCCACGAGCTCAGCTTGGAGATCAAGTGGCTCCACTGTGCCCTCCCGGATTTCCGTTACCGTGCCGTCGATGCCTCCGGGATCGTCGAGAACGAGATCTGCCCCGTCTACGTGGCCACGGCCCATGGTGAACCCGCGCCGAACCCGGACGAGGTCATGGACCACCGCTGGGTCCCCGCAGACGAGGTCGCGGCTCTCGTTCAGGCCGCCCCCTGGGCCGTGAGCCCCTGGATGGCCGAACAGCTTCCCGGCGTGCTCGCCTACCGGACACATCCGGCCTCGACGATCGAGGGGGAGAGGGCGTGA
- a CDS encoding polyprenyl synthetase family protein has translation MTDTPDGVTEELDRVLASGLDRSAQLGPDHRELWEALSLASGGGKRFRPGLAVATHDALGGTSAESVARVGAALELLHTAFVVHDDVIDGDDVRRGRPNVSGTFAAAARGEGADQPTARHYGEAAGILAGDLALVSAVRLVARCQAPAPRVEELLDLLEDTVHATATGELADVRLGLHLSGHPATLDEALRVAEQKTAVYSFQLPLQAGAILAGAPADVTTALARLGRLVGVGFQLLDDLLGVFGNETRTGKSALTDLREGKHTALLAHARTTPAWPDLQGLVGDPDLDHHDAGRARALLEGCGARDTVQELADRHLEEALAAAAREPIPAALTRVLTDLVGDIRDTAALALDDPRTVRSVDASTRSPAAAPPGAAAEPVEPAEPAEPAQFADASRAGAR, from the coding sequence GTGACGGACACCCCAGACGGGGTCACCGAAGAGCTGGACCGGGTGCTGGCTTCAGGACTGGACCGCTCGGCCCAGCTGGGGCCGGATCACCGTGAACTCTGGGAGGCCCTCTCCCTGGCCTCCGGCGGAGGCAAGAGGTTCCGCCCCGGCCTGGCGGTTGCCACGCATGACGCCCTCGGTGGAACCTCGGCCGAGTCCGTGGCCCGCGTGGGCGCCGCCCTGGAACTGCTGCACACGGCGTTCGTGGTGCATGACGACGTGATCGACGGTGACGACGTGCGCCGCGGGCGCCCCAATGTCTCGGGGACTTTCGCCGCCGCTGCACGGGGCGAGGGGGCGGACCAGCCCACGGCCCGTCACTACGGTGAGGCAGCCGGGATTCTGGCTGGCGACCTGGCTCTGGTCTCCGCGGTCCGACTGGTCGCCCGGTGCCAGGCTCCGGCTCCCCGCGTGGAGGAGCTGCTGGACCTGCTCGAGGACACCGTGCACGCCACCGCCACCGGTGAGTTGGCGGACGTGCGGCTCGGGCTGCACCTGAGCGGGCACCCGGCCACCCTGGACGAGGCCCTGCGGGTGGCCGAACAGAAGACCGCCGTCTACTCCTTCCAGCTCCCGCTCCAAGCTGGGGCCATTCTCGCCGGTGCCCCCGCGGACGTGACCACGGCCCTGGCCCGCCTGGGCCGGCTCGTGGGCGTCGGTTTCCAGTTGCTGGACGATCTTCTCGGGGTGTTCGGCAACGAGACCCGCACCGGCAAGAGCGCTCTGACGGACCTGCGCGAGGGCAAGCACACCGCCTTGCTGGCCCACGCCCGGACCACCCCGGCCTGGCCTGACCTGCAGGGCCTGGTCGGGGATCCGGACCTGGACCACCACGACGCCGGCCGCGCACGTGCCCTGCTCGAAGGCTGCGGCGCGAGGGACACCGTCCAGGAGCTCGCCGACCGCCACCTCGAGGAGGCGCTCGCCGCTGCAGCAAGGGAGCCGATTCCGGCCGCTCTGACCCGGGTCCTCACTGACCTGGTCGGAGACATCCGGGACACCGCGGCCCTGGCCCTCGACGATCCACGGACCGTCAGGAGCGTGGATGCCTCGACGCGGTCACCCGCGGCGGCCCCGCCGGGCGCAGCGGCTGAACCGGTTGAACCGGCTGAGCCAGCAGAACCGGCACAGTTCGCTGACGCCTCCCGAGCGGGCGCCCGATGA
- a CDS encoding phytoene/squalene synthase family protein, with protein sequence MNAPAAANRYDRVAQASAAEVISGYSTSFGWASRLLAEPVRSDVRSIYALVRVADEIVDDPDPVLTPALRASQLDGLEAETIKALECSRSTNLVVHAFASVARRCGIGTELVQPFFASMRADLSQSSHDSQSLSEYVYGSAEVVGLMCLKVFTAGDPGSFERLAPAARSLGAAFQKVNFLRDLADDHDLLGRTYFPGLDPATFSDTHRDALLDDIDADLAVAATAIPLLPSSSRRAVQAAHGLFAALSRRLRQTPAAQIRQARVRVPDTEKALILFRALTRRAA encoded by the coding sequence ATGAACGCGCCGGCCGCAGCCAACCGCTACGACCGGGTGGCCCAGGCCAGTGCCGCTGAGGTGATCAGCGGATACTCGACGTCCTTCGGCTGGGCCTCCCGGTTGCTCGCCGAACCCGTGCGCTCCGACGTGCGCAGCATCTACGCCCTGGTGCGGGTGGCCGATGAGATCGTCGACGACCCGGACCCGGTCCTCACGCCGGCCTTGCGGGCGAGCCAACTGGACGGACTCGAGGCCGAGACCATCAAGGCCTTGGAATGCTCTCGCAGTACGAATCTGGTGGTCCATGCGTTCGCGAGCGTGGCCCGCCGGTGCGGCATCGGCACCGAGCTCGTGCAACCGTTCTTCGCCTCCATGCGGGCGGACCTGAGCCAGAGTTCACATGACAGCCAGAGCCTGTCCGAGTACGTCTACGGTTCGGCGGAGGTGGTGGGGCTGATGTGCCTGAAGGTTTTCACCGCCGGCGACCCCGGGTCCTTCGAACGCCTCGCACCGGCCGCCCGCAGCCTCGGTGCGGCCTTCCAGAAGGTGAACTTCCTCCGGGACCTGGCCGACGACCACGACCTGTTGGGCCGCACCTACTTCCCGGGACTCGACCCGGCGACCTTCAGTGACACCCACCGCGATGCGCTGCTGGACGACATCGACGCGGACCTCGCCGTGGCCGCCACGGCGATCCCCCTCTTGCCGTCCAGCAGCCGGCGCGCGGTCCAGGCCGCCCACGGACTGTTCGCCGCCCTGTCCCGGCGCCTGAGGCAGACGCCGGCCGCGCAGATCCGCCAGGCACGGGTGCGCGTCCCGGACACCGAGAAGGCCCTCATCCTGTTCCGGGCTCTGACGAGACGAGCCGCATGA